CGCGGCGGTCCCGGTGGCATACTGGCGCGCGCATCGCCCCGGCCGAATCGCTTCACGATTTCCCGTCTGGGGAATAGTCGGATGTCATCATGGGGCCGCGCAGCGTCGGGATTCTCCTGGGGGCACGCGCCGGCCGTCGCTACGGCGCACCGAAGGTTCCTGGAGACGGACCGTAGCGGGGCCGACTATGCCGACCGCGGCGCATGAGTCCGCACGCCGTCTGGCAGTCGCGCGCGTGCAAGTCCGGCGACCGCCTTGCAACTGCCACTCTCAGCCTGAGAGAATATGATTCTCATGAATCTGCGCGCGGCTTTCGAAGCCCCGCACTGTGCTGGCTGAACTGGAGAAACCCGTGCCTGAAGCAGTCATTGTGTCCGCTCTGCGGACCCCTATCGGCACCGCCCGCAAGGGAACGCTGCGCGACACCACCGCGTTCGAGCTCGCACACCACGTCGTCTCGGAGGCGGCCACGGACCTGGATCCGGCGCAGGTCGACGACGTGATCCTGGGTGAGGGGCTTTACGGCGGCGGCGTGGTCGCCCGGCACGCGGCCATCACCGCGGGGCTGTCTCACGTGCCCGGTCTGGCCAACAATCGGCATTGCGCGGCCGGGCAGGCCGCGGTGCAGAGCGCCGCGGCAAGCGTGCGCGCCGGCATGGACGAGCTGATCATCGCCGGCGGTGTGAACGCGGCGTCGACGTCACCGCGGTCCCGGATCCAGGTGGACGGCGAGTGGGTCGACTGGTTTCCGCCGACGCACCCGGACCGGCCCGATGCCCCGAACATGGACATGTCGATCACCGTGGGCTGGAACGCCGCGGTCAAGGCGGGTGTCAGCCGCGAGGAGATGGACGCCTGGGCGCTGCGGTCGCATCGCAACGCGATCGCTGCGATCGACGAAGGCCGCTTCAAGGAGGAGATCGTTGCGATCGAGACGCCGCACGGGCTGTTCTCGGTCGACGAGCACCCGCGCCGCGACACCACGATGGAGAAGCTGGCCGGGCTCAAGCCGCTGCATCCCGAGATCGACGGCTTTTCGATCACCGCCGGCAACGCGTGCGGTGCCAACGACGGCGCGGCGGCGTTGGTCATCGCAAGTGACCGCCTGGGTGCCCAGCTGGGTTTGCCGGCATTGGCTACCGTGCGGTCCTGGGCTTCGGTCGGCGTCGACCCCGCGATCACTGGTTTGGCGCCGGTCGATGCCATCCCGAAAGCCCTTGCCCGCGGCGGTCTTTCGATCTCTGATGTAGATCTGTTCGAAATCAATGAGGCCTTTGCTGCGATGTGCGTAGCGACCATCAAGATGCTCGAGCTCGATCCGGACAAGGTGAACGTCAGCGGCAGCGGTTGTGGCCTCGGACATCCGGTCGCGGCCACCGGGGCCCGGATGCTGGTCACGCTGGTGCACGAACTGCGTCGGCGCGGCGGCGGAATCGGTGTCGCCGCCATGTGTGCCGGCGGCGGCATGGGCTCCGCGACGGTCATCGAGGTTGCGGCTCCATAATGTCTTCATGACGATCGCTGACTTAATTGCCGCAGCGCGCAACGGATCTCAGCGCGCGGCGGGTCGGCTGCTCAGTCTCGTCGAGGGCGACCAGCGCGACGAGGTGCTGGCCAGCATCGGCCCGGCAAGCGCTCTCACGGTGCGTGTCGTCGGGATTACCGGCCCGCCGGGTGTGGGTAAGTCGACGACGGTTGCGGCCCTCGTCGGCGCCTACCGCGAGCGAGGCTGCCGGGTGGCCGTACTGGCCGTCGACCCGTCGTCACCGTTCAGTGGCGGGGCGCTACTGGGTGACCGCATTCGAATGGCCGCGCATATCAATGACTCTGACGTGCTGATCCGCTCGGTGGCAAGCCGCGGACACCTCGGGGGTTTGGCGGCCGCGGTACCGGCGGCCATCCGCCTGCTGGGTGCGATCGGCTACCACTTGGTGCTGCTGGAAACCGTGGGAGTGGGGCAGTCGGAGATCGAGATCGCCGCCGTCGCCGACCCCACCATCGTCATCCTCAACCCCGGGGCGGGAGACGCCGTCCAGGCCGCCAAGGCAGGTGTGCTTGAAGTCGCCGACATCGTCGCGGTCAACAAGGCCGACCGCGAAGGTGCCGAACAGACCGTGCGGGACCTGCGCGCTGAGACCAAGGCGCCGATCGTCAGCCTGATCGCCGCACGAGGGGAGGGTGTCGCCGACCTCGTCGCCGTCATCGACGATCATCACCGCACCGACAGCCGTGAGCGTCGGGTGGCGCGAGCCCGCGCCCAAATCCTGTCCCTGGCCCAAAGCCAGTTGCGGACCCGGGCGGACCTCGACGGGCTGGCTCAGTCGGTGGTCGACGGCCAGGACGACCCGTATTCGGCCGCCGCGCGACTGCTGTTACGCGCAGGTCAGGACCAGGACTGATGTTCGCATGTCCCCCAATCGGGGGAACGGGGGTTCATCCGGATTCCGGCCCGATCAGCGGAGGTTTACCGAGCTAGAGCGGCCTAACTTAACTCTTGTATCCACGACGAGTTAAGGAGACCCGCAAGATGACTCGCACACCCGAACTGTCACCGGCCCGGTTGCGTGACCAGGTGGAGCTGTACCGCCAAATGTGGGTCCTGCGCCTGCTCGACATGGCGGTGGAGGAGTTGCGCATCGACGGTCGCCTCAACCAGCCGGTCCAGGCCGCCTTCGGCCAGGAGGCGGTTGCCATCGGAACCGCCGCGGCACTTCGCCCGGGCGACGTCATGACCACCGGCATCATTCATCTGCAGCACGCTCAGCAGGTCGCGTGCGCGCTGCCGCTGGGTCCGGCCATCGCCGCGTTGACCGGACCGGGCTTCGGTCCGGACGGTGACGAGGACGCCGCGTTCGTCGCGTCGGTTCGTGGGTTGTCGGCAACTCAAAGCGCTTTGCAGCAGTCGCCGCTGCTGGCCGTGGGACATGCTTACGGCAAGCAATTGCTCGACGACGGCCGGGTCACGGTGTGCGCCATGGAAACTCGTGACGTGAAGTCCGTGGACTTCGCCGAGGCCGCCCACATCGCGGTGTCCTGGCAGCTTCCGGTGGTGTTCGTCGTCGAGAACGCAAGTCAGGACAACTACGCCGCCGAGTGCCACGGCATCCCGGTGCTCTCTGTCGACGGCAACGACGTTGACGCGGTGCGTGACTCGGTCGCCGAGGCCGTGCGACGCGCGGGTGAGGGCGGCGGTCCCGTTCTGGTTCAGGCGATGACCCAGCGTACGAACGGTGTCTCCTCGGTCGACCCACTGGTCTTCGAAAGGCAGCGCCTGATCGGCGCCGGCATCAGCGCCGGCCACCTCTACGAGCTGGAGCGCCGGGCTCGCCACCTGGTCGCCGAGGCCGAGGCCCACGCGAAGGCGATGTTGGCCGAAGAGCAGCCCCAGCCGATTCGGGAGCCCGAAGTTTGGCCGGCCGCTAGTTGAGCAGACCTTGCCGCATCGCCTCGGCGACGGCGGCCGCCCGGTCGCTGACCCCGAGCTTCTCGTATAGCCGCTGCACATGGGTCTTGACGGTGGACGGCGCCACGAACAGTTCGCCGGCGATCGCGGGGATGCTTTGACCGCGCGCAATCCGATTGAGCACCTCGCGCTCGCGAGCGGACAGCACAGGAGCCGACGGCTCGGCTCGCTGCCGAATCTGCGCGGCAAGTCCTCCGGCAAGAGAGGGGGCCACCACGTCGTTTCCGTTCGCGCAATCGAGCACGGCTTTGACGATCTCGGAGCGCGTCGAGTCCTTCAGCAGAAAGCCCGCCGCGCCCTGCTGCAGCGCTTGATACACGATGGCCGCCTCGTCATGGGCGGACAACAGCAGCACGCGGGTGGGCAAGTCGTTGCTTCGCACCGCCGCGGCCACTTGGGCGCCGTCCATGCCGGGCATCCGGAAGTCGAGCAACGCGACGTCGGGCCGATGCTCCTTGATCAGTTCCAGCGCTCGCGTGCCGTCATCCGCCTCGCCGACGACGTTCACCTCACCGCTGAGCGCGAGTGCGCGCACCACCCCTTCCCGGAAGAGCGGGTGATCATCGCCGACAACGACGCTGACCTTCTCGGGCGTTGCTGCGCCGGCCATGGCGGTCAGTGTAGCGGTTTGCCGCACCAGCGCAGATTGCCGCCGCGGACAACCTGATGCGGGTTTTGCCGCTTAGCCCCGGAGGGGCGCGCACCGATGAGTACTGTGTTCGCGTGGCGGATACCAGCGACGCAGAGTTGCACCGGGTACGCAGGATTCACCAGCTGCGCTCGTATCGGATTGCGTCGGTGATTCGGATCGGCGTGGTGGGGCTGATGGTCGCCGCCATGATCATCGGCACTCCGCGGCATGAGTGGCCACAACAAACCGTATTGATCGTTGCGTACGCAGTGATCGCACTGGGTGCCTTGGCACGGGCGTTTTCTCCCTTTCAATGGCTCGGGAGGGGGCGCTTGGTCGGGATCGGCCGACTCGAGCCATTCGCGTTCACCATCGTTGACGTCGTAACACTGACGGTCTTTCAGGTTTTGTCCACAGACCGCATCGATCCATTGCTGATCATGATGCTGCTACCCATCTTCATAGGCCTCGATGTCTCGTCGCGCCGGGCGGCGGTGGTACTGGCCTGCTCGATGGCGGGATTTCTCGTTGCGGTGCTGGAAGATCCGTTCATGCAAGACGAATTCGGACTTGCCGAGTGCTTGTTCCGGTTCGCGCTTTACGGCTGCCTTTGCGGCACGGCCTACCTGGCTGTGCGCATGGAGGAGCGGCATACCCGTGCGATCGCAGGGCTGAGCGCGTTGCGGGAGGAACTACTGGCTCAGACGATGACCGCGTCCGACGTGCTACAGCGCCGCATTTCGGAATCCATTCACGACGGAGCGCTGCAAGATGTGCTGGCCGTGCGGCAGGAGGTTGTCGAACTCAGGGCCGCCTATCCCGGCGATGAACGTGTCGAGCGCGCGCTCTCCGGTCTTCAGGTCGCCTCGCAGAGCTTGCGGCAGGCCACTTTTGAGTTGCATCCGGCGGTTCTGGAGCAGGCCGGGCTGGGTGCCGCGGTGCAGGAGTTGGCCGCCTACACCCAGCGACGGTCGGGCATCGAGGTCAGTACCGATATCGATTACCCGGTCCGCGACGAGATCGACCGGATCGTCTTCGGGGCCGTGCGCGAACTGCTGTCCAATGTCGTGCACCACTCGAAGGCTCGGCGCGCATCGGTCACGCTCGGGGTCACCGACGGCAAATGTGTGTTGGACGTGACCGACGATGGGGTGGGCTTCGACGCAGAGACCATGGCGCGCCGCCTCGGCGAGGGCCACATCGGATTGGAGTCGCACCGGACCCGGGTGGACGCGGCCGGTGGCATCTTTGCGATCCTCGACGCCCCGGTGGGCACCCACATCTGCGTGGAAGTGCCGCTGAAGGGCTGAACTCCTACTTCAGGTCGACGGACTTTCCGGTGGCGGCGGCGTAACCCGCGCGGTAGCCGAAAACCATTGCCGGACCGATGGTTCCACCGGCGCCGCCGTAGGCACGGCCGGTCGCACCGGCCATCGCGTTGCCCGCGGCGAACAGGCCCGGGATCGGTTCCCCGTTGACGTGCAGCACGCGGCCGTCGTGGTCGGTACGCGGCCCGCCCTTGGTGCCCATCGCGCCGATCGAGACCGGGACGGCGTAATAGGGCGCGGTGTCGATCGGTCCGAGTGTCTTCCCGGCAGCCGTGGTGGCACTGTCGTCACCCCAATAGCCGTCGTACGCACTGGAACCGCGGCCGAAGTCCGGATCCGCCCCCTCGGCGACATGGCGGTTCCACTCATCGATCGTGCGGATCAGACCCTCGGCGTCGATACCGGTCTTGGCGCCCAGTTCGGTCAGGTCCGCGGACTCGCAGAACCAGTCCGGCACCGGCTCACCGGGAGCGACACCCAGAAATCCGTAGCGCTGCAGGTGAACTGAGTCGAACACGATCCAGCCGCGATCATTGGTGTACCCGCCGCGGGGATCCAGGTACTGGAACGCACCGGCCATCGAGTTGTAATCGCATGCCTCGTTGACGAATCGGTGCCCGGCCTGGTTGACGATGATGCTTCTCGGCCGCGTCCGCTCCAGTCGCACGCTGCGGCTGCGCTGCTTGCCTTCGATGGTGTCGCCGGGGATCTGCACGATCGGGACCCACCATGCCTCGCCCATGTTGGCCAGATCGGCGCCATGCGCCATCGCCATCCGCAGCCCGTCGCCGGTGTTGTTCGGCGGCGAGACCGGGCCGTGCATCGGGCCGCGCAGGAATGCCTGCACCAAGCCGGGGTCCCACTCGAAGCCGCCGACACCGAGGACGACTCCGCGGCGCGCGCGCACGTTGATCCGCTTCCCGGCCAGGGCAATTCGCACGCCGGTTATTTCTCCGCCCTCGGCGATGAGTTCCTCGGCGCGAGCGTTGGTGTGCGGCGTCACGCCGGCATCGAGTAATCCCTTGAGTAACCCCGCGATCAGCGCGGTGCCGGCGACGCACAGATCGCTGCCTTCCTCGATCTGCACGTGCAGGCGTGCTCGCGTTTCGGCGTCGATACCGACGTTGGACCAGTCGGCGGGAAACGAGGTGATCCGGTTACCCCACTCGCCGATCTGGTTCAGGTCGAAGGGCCCCGCACTCAGAGACCGGCCGCCGGCCGGCTGCCCGCCGGGCAGCTCCGGCCGGTAATCGGGGAAACCGGCGGCGATGTCGAATCGCAGGGCGCTGTGCTCCTCCACGAATTCCAGCATCGTCGGACCGGTACGCACGAACGTTTCGACCAGGGCATCATCCATCTGTCCGAGGGACTGCGCACGCAGGTACCGCAACGCGTCGGCTTCCGTCAATTCGCCGTCGGGAGAACGGTTATGTGCGGGGATCCAGATGATGCCGCCAGACACCGCGGTGGTCCCGCCAACGGTCGGGGCCTTCTCGAACACCTCGACGGAGGCGCCGGCGGTCACTGCCGACAGCGCGGCGGTGAGCCCGGCCCCGCCCGTGCCGAGCACGACGACATCGGCTTCGGAATCCCAAGACATCAACTGCAATCCCTTCAGCTCAGCAGCTCGGACAACTGCTTGGCGGCTTTGACGACCGCTTCCCTGCCACGCATCACGACGTCCTCCCGATGGGAGATGAGGTTGATGCACGTCGGTGGGGACGGCGCCGGACGGTGGACGGCCACGGCCAGGCCGTACGTATTCGGTTCGATCTCGCCATAGGTCGTCACCCAGCCGCGCTCGCGTGCCCGCGACACCAATTCGCGTTCGCCCGGGCGCGGGGGCAGGCTTGCCAGCAAGGCGATTCCGGCCGCGCCGCGGTCCAGCGGATACCGGCTGCCCTCGTGGAAGGACAGTTGGTAGGCGACGTGGCTCGGCACGATCACCGCGACCGCCACCTGTTGATCGCCCTCGGCGACGAGTAAGGACACGGTGGTGCCCAGCTCGTCGGCCAGGGCCCGCAGCGTCGGCAGACTCAGCTGGCGCACATTGCGGTCGAACGCGGCACCGAGCACCGCGAGGCCGGCGGCCGGCCGGTATCGACCGTCTTCGCCCTTGGCCACCAAGCGAAATTGGGACAGTGTCGACAGCAGGCGATAGGCGATGGTCCGGTGCACCCCGACCTGGTCAGCGAGCTGCTGGACGGTCAGTCCGGTCGGCGAATCCGCCACCATTTGTAGCGCGGTGATTCCCCTCGCCAGCGTTTGTGAGCCGGCACCCGAACCCGTCACAGCCTTGACATACCTCCATGCGAGAGCGAAGCTCTAATATATAACGCACGCCAGTGTGCGATATTCGCACACGAGGTAAGTCTAAAACGAGAACCAGATTTCCACCAGTAGTAGCGGAGAGGAACCGTGGCCGAGTTCGAGAGCATCTGGAGCGATCTCCAGGGCGTCGCATTTGAGCAGGGCTATCTCGACGCCGGGGGCGTGCAGACCCGTTACTTGCGTGCCGGTGATCCCGGCAAGCCGGTACTGATGCTGCTGCACGGATCCGGCGGCCACGCCGAGGCTTACGTGCGCAACCTTGCCGCCCACGCCGAGCATTTCTGGACCTGGTCGATCGACATGCTCGGCCACGGGTACACGGACAAGCCGGGTCACCCGCTGGAGGTCAGCCATTACGTCGAGCACCTGATGGCCGTGCTGCGCACCATCGGGGCGGACCGCGCCCACATCAGCGGCGAATCGCTCGGCGGCTGGGTGGCCGCCCGTGCCGCGGTCGATCATCCGGATGTGGTTGAGCGACTGGTCCTTAACACCGCCGGCGGTTCCCAGGCCGATCCGGTTGTGATGCAACGGATCATCACGCTGTCGATGGCGGCCGCCGAGAACCCGACCTGGGAGACGGTGCAAGCGCGCATCAAATGGCTGATGGCCGACAAGTCCAAGGATTACGACGATCTGGTTGCCAGCCGCCAACGCGTGTATCGCCAACCGGGATTCGTCTCCGCGATGAGCGACATCATGGCGTTGCAGGACCCAGAGATTCGCGCGCGCAACATTCTCGGCCCGGCCGAATACGGATCGATCATCGCGCCGACGCTGGTGCTATGGACCAGTGACGACCCCACCGCCGACGTGACCGAGGGGCGCCGCATGGCGTCGATGATCCCGGGCGCGCGGTTCGAGGTGATGCCCGGCTGTGGTCATTGGCCGCAGTACGAGGACGCCAAGACCTTCAACCAGTTGCATCTCGATTTCCTGCTGGGACGCTGATGGCAACCGACGGGCAGCAGACACCTGGCCACAATGTCGACGTAGTCGTCGTCGGTGCGGGCCCGGTCGGGTTGACCTTGGCCAATATCCTTGGCCTGCAAGGTGTCCGAACCCTGTTGGTCGACGAGCGCGACACGCTGATCGACTACCCCCGCGGCGTCGGCCTGGACGACGAGTCGTTGCGCACCTTTCAGTCGATCGGCCTGGTCGATCGGGTGCTGCCGCACACGGTGCCGAACCAGATCCTGCGTTTTTTCGACGGCAATCGCAGGGTGCTCGCCGAAATGGCGCCGCCGGACGCGCGTTTCGGTTGGCCGAAGCGCAACGGGTTCGTCCAGCCGCTCGTCGACGCCGAATTGCTAGCCGGGCTGGACAGATTCGACTGCGTCGAGGTGCGCTGGAGCCGGCCGATGACGGGCTGCCGGGAAGCCGGCGACGGCGTGACGGTTGAGCTCGGCGGCGAGGGCGAGGATGCCACGGTGCGGGCCCGCTTCGTCGTGGGCTGCGACGGCGGCCGCAGCATGACCCGCCGGATGATGGGGGTGTCGT
The Mycobacterium sp. 050128 genome window above contains:
- a CDS encoding thiolase family protein, with protein sequence MPEAVIVSALRTPIGTARKGTLRDTTAFELAHHVVSEAATDLDPAQVDDVILGEGLYGGGVVARHAAITAGLSHVPGLANNRHCAAGQAAVQSAAASVRAGMDELIIAGGVNAASTSPRSRIQVDGEWVDWFPPTHPDRPDAPNMDMSITVGWNAAVKAGVSREEMDAWALRSHRNAIAAIDEGRFKEEIVAIETPHGLFSVDEHPRRDTTMEKLAGLKPLHPEIDGFSITAGNACGANDGAAALVIASDRLGAQLGLPALATVRSWASVGVDPAITGLAPVDAIPKALARGGLSISDVDLFEINEAFAAMCVATIKMLELDPDKVNVSGSGCGLGHPVAATGARMLVTLVHELRRRGGGIGVAAMCAGGGMGSATVIEVAAP
- a CDS encoding ArgK/MeaB family GTPase, which codes for MTIADLIAAARNGSQRAAGRLLSLVEGDQRDEVLASIGPASALTVRVVGITGPPGVGKSTTVAALVGAYRERGCRVAVLAVDPSSPFSGGALLGDRIRMAAHINDSDVLIRSVASRGHLGGLAAAVPAAIRLLGAIGYHLVLLETVGVGQSEIEIAAVADPTIVILNPGAGDAVQAAKAGVLEVADIVAVNKADREGAEQTVRDLRAETKAPIVSLIAARGEGVADLVAVIDDHHRTDSRERRVARARAQILSLAQSQLRTRADLDGLAQSVVDGQDDPYSAAARLLLRAGQDQD
- a CDS encoding thiamine pyrophosphate-dependent enzyme, encoding MTRTPELSPARLRDQVELYRQMWVLRLLDMAVEELRIDGRLNQPVQAAFGQEAVAIGTAAALRPGDVMTTGIIHLQHAQQVACALPLGPAIAALTGPGFGPDGDEDAAFVASVRGLSATQSALQQSPLLAVGHAYGKQLLDDGRVTVCAMETRDVKSVDFAEAAHIAVSWQLPVVFVVENASQDNYAAECHGIPVLSVDGNDVDAVRDSVAEAVRRAGEGGGPVLVQAMTQRTNGVSSVDPLVFERQRLIGAGISAGHLYELERRARHLVAEAEAHAKAMLAEEQPQPIREPEVWPAAS
- a CDS encoding response regulator transcription factor, which gives rise to MAGAATPEKVSVVVGDDHPLFREGVVRALALSGEVNVVGEADDGTRALELIKEHRPDVALLDFRMPGMDGAQVAAAVRSNDLPTRVLLLSAHDEAAIVYQALQQGAAGFLLKDSTRSEIVKAVLDCANGNDVVAPSLAGGLAAQIRQRAEPSAPVLSAREREVLNRIARGQSIPAIAGELFVAPSTVKTHVQRLYEKLGVSDRAAAVAEAMRQGLLN
- a CDS encoding sensor histidine kinase, translating into MADTSDAELHRVRRIHQLRSYRIASVIRIGVVGLMVAAMIIGTPRHEWPQQTVLIVAYAVIALGALARAFSPFQWLGRGRLVGIGRLEPFAFTIVDVVTLTVFQVLSTDRIDPLLIMMLLPIFIGLDVSSRRAAVVLACSMAGFLVAVLEDPFMQDEFGLAECLFRFALYGCLCGTAYLAVRMEERHTRAIAGLSALREELLAQTMTASDVLQRRISESIHDGALQDVLAVRQEVVELRAAYPGDERVERALSGLQVASQSLRQATFELHPAVLEQAGLGAAVQELAAYTQRRSGIEVSTDIDYPVRDEIDRIVFGAVRELLSNVVHHSKARRASVTLGVTDGKCVLDVTDDGVGFDAETMARRLGEGHIGLESHRTRVDAAGGIFAILDAPVGTHICVEVPLKG
- a CDS encoding FAD-dependent oxidoreductase, which encodes MSWDSEADVVVLGTGGAGLTAALSAVTAGASVEVFEKAPTVGGTTAVSGGIIWIPAHNRSPDGELTEADALRYLRAQSLGQMDDALVETFVRTGPTMLEFVEEHSALRFDIAAGFPDYRPELPGGQPAGGRSLSAGPFDLNQIGEWGNRITSFPADWSNVGIDAETRARLHVQIEEGSDLCVAGTALIAGLLKGLLDAGVTPHTNARAEELIAEGGEITGVRIALAGKRINVRARRGVVLGVGGFEWDPGLVQAFLRGPMHGPVSPPNNTGDGLRMAMAHGADLANMGEAWWVPIVQIPGDTIEGKQRSRSVRLERTRPRSIIVNQAGHRFVNEACDYNSMAGAFQYLDPRGGYTNDRGWIVFDSVHLQRYGFLGVAPGEPVPDWFCESADLTELGAKTGIDAEGLIRTIDEWNRHVAEGADPDFGRGSSAYDGYWGDDSATTAAGKTLGPIDTAPYYAVPVSIGAMGTKGGPRTDHDGRVLHVNGEPIPGLFAAGNAMAGATGRAYGGAGGTIGPAMVFGYRAGYAAATGKSVDLK
- a CDS encoding IclR family transcriptional regulator, which codes for MTGSGAGSQTLARGITALQMVADSPTGLTVQQLADQVGVHRTIAYRLLSTLSQFRLVAKGEDGRYRPAAGLAVLGAAFDRNVRQLSLPTLRALADELGTTVSLLVAEGDQQVAVAVIVPSHVAYQLSFHEGSRYPLDRGAAGIALLASLPPRPGERELVSRARERGWVTTYGEIEPNTYGLAVAVHRPAPSPPTCINLISHREDVVMRGREAVVKAAKQLSELLS
- a CDS encoding alpha/beta fold hydrolase, coding for MAEFESIWSDLQGVAFEQGYLDAGGVQTRYLRAGDPGKPVLMLLHGSGGHAEAYVRNLAAHAEHFWTWSIDMLGHGYTDKPGHPLEVSHYVEHLMAVLRTIGADRAHISGESLGGWVAARAAVDHPDVVERLVLNTAGGSQADPVVMQRIITLSMAAAENPTWETVQARIKWLMADKSKDYDDLVASRQRVYRQPGFVSAMSDIMALQDPEIRARNILGPAEYGSIIAPTLVLWTSDDPTADVTEGRRMASMIPGARFEVMPGCGHWPQYEDAKTFNQLHLDFLLGR